A genomic region of Terriglobales bacterium contains the following coding sequences:
- the serA gene encoding phosphoglycerate dehydrogenase has protein sequence MKVVIAEKVSPAAVAIFREEPDWEIVTAEQLDGKLSARLGDADALIVRSAVDVNAALLEQAPRLRVVGRAGVGVDNIDLDAATKRGIAVMNTPGANAVAVAEHTLGLMLGLARHLARADASMRGGKWEKKSLEGTELRGKTLGIVGLGRIGIEVARRARAFQMEVVAHDPFIAVTVAREMGLRLAPLDEIFAAADYITLHVGLTQQTQGMINAGTLAQMKRGVRLINCARGELVDEAALAEAIRSGQVAGAALDVFNEEPPKNSPLVGLGNVITTPHIAGSTHEAQEAVACQIAMQVREYLKRGVIQNAVNVPSVSHDEYVAMQPYIVLAERLGALLAQVGEGQPQEISVRFSGAIAEWRTELMRNAAIMGVLNQAALSERANLVNAATIAGERGVLVHEAAKSATPRGGAGNVVSVMLKAGGETRLAKGAVLHGNSPRLLSLDDIDIEAPLAANVIFLRNRDVPGVIGRVGTVLGELGVNIASFSLGRRERAASSSAPAEAIALVQVDDAVPNEALERLRRIEAITVARALRL, from the coding sequence ATGAAAGTAGTCATCGCAGAAAAAGTTTCGCCAGCGGCGGTCGCGATTTTTCGCGAGGAGCCGGACTGGGAGATCGTCACCGCCGAGCAGCTTGACGGCAAGCTGAGCGCGCGGCTGGGCGACGCCGACGCGCTCATCGTCCGGTCGGCGGTGGACGTGAATGCGGCGCTGCTGGAGCAGGCGCCGAGGCTGCGCGTGGTCGGGCGCGCGGGCGTGGGCGTGGACAACATCGACCTGGACGCCGCCACCAAGCGCGGCATCGCGGTGATGAACACGCCGGGCGCGAACGCGGTCGCCGTGGCGGAACACACGCTCGGGCTGATGCTCGGGCTGGCGCGGCACCTGGCGCGCGCCGATGCCTCCATGCGCGGCGGCAAGTGGGAGAAGAAATCGCTCGAGGGCACCGAGCTTCGCGGAAAGACGCTGGGCATTGTGGGGCTGGGGCGGATCGGGATCGAAGTGGCGCGGCGCGCGCGCGCCTTCCAGATGGAGGTGGTGGCGCACGATCCGTTCATCGCGGTGACGGTGGCGCGCGAGATGGGCCTCAGGCTGGCGCCGCTGGATGAAATTTTTGCCGCGGCCGACTACATCACGCTGCACGTCGGGCTTACGCAGCAGACGCAGGGCATGATCAACGCCGGGACGCTGGCGCAGATGAAGCGGGGCGTGCGGCTCATCAACTGCGCGCGCGGCGAACTGGTGGATGAGGCGGCGCTGGCGGAGGCGATCAGGTCGGGGCAGGTGGCGGGCGCGGCGCTTGACGTGTTCAACGAGGAGCCGCCGAAGAACTCGCCCCTGGTGGGGCTCGGGAACGTGATCACGACGCCGCACATTGCCGGATCGACGCACGAGGCGCAGGAGGCGGTGGCCTGCCAGATCGCGATGCAGGTGCGCGAGTACCTGAAGCGGGGCGTCATCCAGAACGCCGTCAACGTGCCCTCGGTTTCGCACGACGAGTACGTGGCCATGCAGCCGTATATCGTGCTGGCGGAGCGGCTGGGCGCGCTGCTGGCGCAGGTGGGCGAGGGACAGCCGCAGGAGATCTCGGTGCGGTTTTCCGGTGCGATCGCGGAGTGGCGCACCGAGCTGATGCGCAACGCCGCCATCATGGGCGTTCTCAACCAGGCGGCGCTCTCGGAGAGAGCGAACCTGGTGAACGCCGCGACGATTGCCGGCGAGCGCGGCGTGCTGGTGCACGAGGCGGCCAAGAGCGCCACCCCGCGCGGCGGGGCAGGGAATGTCGTCTCCGTCATGCTGAAGGCGGGCGGCGAGACGCGCCTTGCCAAAGGCGCGGTGCTGCACGGCAACTCGCCGCGGCTGCTGTCGCTGGACGACATCGACATCGAGGCGCCGCTGGCGGCAAACGTGATTTTCCTGCGCAACCGCGACGTGCCCGGCGTGATCGGGCGCGTGGGCACGGTGCTGGGCGAACTGGGCGTCAACATCGCCAGCTTCTCGCTGGGACGACGGGAGCGCGCGGCGTCGTCGAGCGCGCCGGCGGAGGCGATTGCGCTGGTGCAGGTGGACGACGCCGTGCCGAATGAAGCGCTGGAGCGGCTGCGAAGGATTGAGGCGATTACCGTGGCAAGAGCGTTAAGGTTGTAA